The following proteins are co-located in the Ammospiza caudacuta isolate bAmmCau1 chromosome 20, bAmmCau1.pri, whole genome shotgun sequence genome:
- the SDF2 gene encoding stromal cell-derived factor 2 gives MEAARRPPVPLLRLLLPLLAAALGAAGRGDPGPVTCGSVVKLLNVRHNVRLHSHDVRYGSGSGQQSVTGVSAADDGNSYWRVRGRTAAVCQRGTPVRCGQAIRLTHLGTGRNLHSHRFTSPLSGNQEVSAFGEAGEGDYLDDWTVVCSGTYWAREDEVRFQHTSTDVFLSVTGEQYGRPIHGQKEVHGMATSSQNNYWKVMEGIFMQPSEAFQMEQHHAEL, from the exons ATGGAGGCGGCGCGGCGGCCGCCGGTGCcgctgctgcggctgctgctcccGCTGCTGGCGGCGGCGCTGGGCGCGGCGGGCCGCGGCGACCCCGGGCCCGTCACCTGCGGCTCCGTGGTGAAGCTGCTCAACGTGCGGCACAACGTGCGGCTGCACTCGCACGATGTGCGCTACGGCTCCG GCAGCGGGCAGCAGTCGGTGACCGGCGTGTCGGCGGCGGATGACGGGAACAGCTACTGGCGGGTGCGGGGCCGCACGGCCGCCGTGTGCCAGCGGGGCACGCCGGTGCGCTGCGGGCAGGCCATCCGCCTCACGCACCTGGGCACCGGCCGCAACCTGCACAGCCACCGCTTCACATCGCCGCTCTCCGGCAACCAG GAGGTGAGTGCCTTCGGGGAGGCTGGCGAGGGTGACTACCTGGACGACTGGACCGTGGTGTGCAGTGGCACCTACTGGGCCCGGGAGGACGAGGTGCGCTTCCAGCACACCTCCACCGACGTCTTCCTCTCGGTGACGGGCGAGCAGTACGGGCGGCCCATCCACGGGCAGAAGGAGGTGCACGGCATGGCCACCTCCAGCCAGAATAACTACTGGAAGGTGATGGAGGGCATCTTCATGCAGCCCAGCGAGGCATTCCAAATGGAGCAGCACCACGCCGAGCTGTGA
- the SUPT6H gene encoding transcription elongation factor SPT6 — protein sequence MSDFVESEAEESEEEYNQDGEVVPRVTKKFVEEDEDDEEEEELNLDDQDEQGNLKGFINDDDDEEEEEEASDSGDSEDDVGHKKRKRTFDDRLEDDDFDLIEENLGVKVKRQKFRRVRKMSDDEDDEAEDYGKEEHEKEAIAEEIFQDGEGEEGGEAVEAPVAPQEEEEEEEEDESDIDDFIVDDDGQPLKKPKWRKKLPGYTDAALQEAQEIFGVDFDYDEFEKYNEYDEEMEEEYEYEDEEAEGETRVRPKKAAKKRVSRRSIFEMYEPSELESSHLTDQDNEIRMTDMPERFQLRSIPVKSAEDDELEEEADWIYRNAFATPTISLQETSDYLDRGQASSFGRKGPSTIQKIKEALNFMRNQHFEVPFIAFYRKEYVEPELHINDLWRVWQWDEKWTQLKIRKQNLTRLFEKMQAYQYEQISADPDKPLADGIRALDTTDMERLKDVQSMDELKDVYNHFLLYYGRDIPKMQNAAKAARKKQKRIREDGEEEEGEGEDAEDDEQKGPELKQASRRDMYTICQAAGLDGLAKKFGLTPEQFGENLRDSYQRHETEQFPAEPLELAKDYVCSQFPSPEAVLEGARYMVALQIAREPLVRQVLRQTFQERAKINITPTKKGKKDIDEAHYAYSFKYMKNKPVKELRDDQFLKMSLAEDEALLTIDISIDMKGVEGYGSDQTYFEEIKQFYYRDEFSHQVQEWNRQRTMAIERSLNQFLYVQMAKELKNKLLVEAKEYVLKACSRKLYNWLKVAAYRPDQQVEEDDDFMDENQGKGIRVLGIAFSSARDHPVFCALVNGEGEVTDFLRLPHFTKRRNAWREEEREKKAQDIETLKKFLLNKKPHVVTIAGENRDAQMLMEDVKRIVHELDQGQQLSSIGVELVDNELAILYMNSKKSENEFRDYPPLLRQAVSLARRIQDPLIEFAQVCSSDEDILCLKLHPLQEHVVKEELLNALYCEFINRVNEVGVDVNRAIAHPHSQALLQYVCGLGPRKGTHLLKILKQNNTRLENRTQLVTMCHMGPKVFINCAGFIKIDTASLGDSTDSYIEVLDGSRVHPETYEWARKMAVDALEYDESAEDANPAGALEEILENPERLKDLDLDAFAEELERQGYGDKHITLYDIRAELSCRYKDLRTPYRSPNTEEVFNMLTKETPETFYIGKMIICNVTGIAHRRPQGESYDQAIRNDETGLWQCPFCQQDNFPELSEVWNHFDSGSCPGQAIGVKTRLDNGVAGFIPTKFLSDKVVKRPEERVKVGMTVHCRIMKIDIEKFSADLTCRTSDLMDKNNEWKLPKDTYYDFDSEAADHKQEEDMKRKQQRTTYIKRVIAHPSFHNISFKQAEKMMETMDQGDVIIRPSSKGENHLTVTWKVNDGIYQHVDVREEGKENAFSLGSMLWINTEEFEDLDEIVARYVQPMASFARDLLNHKYYQDCNGGDKKKLEELLIKTKKEKPTFIPYFISACKDLPGKFLLGYQPRGKPRIEYVTVTPEGFRYRGQVFPTVNGLFRWFKDHYQDPVPGITPSSSSRTRTPASINATPANINLADLTRAVNALPQNMTSQMFSAIAAVTGQGQNPNATPAQWGSSQYGYGGSGGGSSAYHVFTTPAQQPVATPLMTPSYSYTTPSQPITTPQYQLQANTTPQSTQSQSQPSSSSRQRQQPKTNTHAAIDWGKMAEQWLQEKEAERRKQKQRLTPRPSPSPMIESTPMSIAGDATPLLDEMDR from the exons ATGTCTGACTTTGTGGAGAGCGAAGCAGAGGAGTCAGAGGAGGAGTACAACCAGGATGGGGAGGTTGTACCCAGAGTAACCAAGAAGTTTGtggaggaagatgaggatg atgaggaagaggaggagctgaACCTCGATGATCAGGATGAGCAGGGGAACCTGAAAGGATTCATTAACGATGATGAcgatgaggaagaggaggaggaagccaGTGACTCTGGAGACTCCGAGGATGACGTTGGCCACAAAAAGAGAAAGCGCA CTTTTGATGACCGCCTGGAGGATGATGACTTTGACCTCATTGAAGAAAACTTGGGTGTTAAAGTCAAAAGA CAAAAATTCAGGCGAGTGCGAAAAATGtctgatgatgaggatgatgaggcaGAAGATTATGGAAAGGAAGAACATGAGAAAGAAGCCATTGCTGAAGAAATCTTTCAGGATGGTGAAGGCGAGGAAGGAGGGGAAGCTGTGGAAGCTCCTGTTGCTCcacaggaagaggaagaggaggaggaggaagatgaatCTG ACATTGATGACTTCATTGTGGATGATGATGGACAACCTCTGAAGAAGCCAAAATGGAGAAAGAAGCTTCCAGGATACACAGATGC tGCTTTGCAGGAAGCCCAGGAAATCTTTGGTGTGGACTTTGACTATGATGAGTTTGAGAAGTACAACGAGTACGAcgaggagatggaggaggagTACGAGTACGAGGATGAGGAGGCGGAAGGGGAGACGCGCGTGCGGCCCAAGAAGGCGGCCAAGAAACGCGTCAGCCGCCGCAGCATCTTCGAGATGTACGAGCCCAgtgagctggagagcagccaccTCACGGACCAGGACAACGAGATCCGCATGACAGACATGCCTGAGAGGTTCCAG CTGAGATCCATCCCAGTGAAGAGTGCTGAAGATGATGAGctggaggaagaagctgactGGATTTATAGGAATGCCTTTGCAACGCCCACCATCTCCTTGCAG GAAACTTCTGACTACCTTGACCGTGGACAAGCCAGCAGCTTCGGCCGCAAGGGGCCCAGCACCATCCAGAAGATTAAAGAAGCCCTGAATTTCATGAGAAATCAGCATTTTGAG GTCCCCTTCATTGCCTTCTACAGAAAGGAGTATGTGGagccagagctgcacatcaACGACCTGTGGAGGGTCTGGCAGTGGGATGAGAAG TGGACCCAGCTGAAGATCCGCAAGCAGAACCTGACTCGACTGTTTGAGAAGATGCAGGCCTACCAGTATGAGCAGATCTCTGCTGACCCAGACAAGCCCTTGGCTGATGGAATAAGGGCCCTGGATACTACTGACATGGAGAG GCTGAAGGACGTGCAGTCCATGGACGAGCTGAAGGACGTGTACAATCACTTCCTGCTGTACTATGGCAGAGACATCCCCAAGATGCAGAATGCTGCCAAGGCCGCTCGCAAAAAGCAAAAGCGGATCCGGGAGGATGGTGAAGAAGAGGAAG GTGAAGGGGAGGATGCAGAGGATGATGAGCAGAAGGGGCCTGAGCTGAAGCAGGCTTCCCGAAGGGATATGTACACCATCTGccaggcagctgggctgg ATGGCTTGGCTAAGAAATTTGGTCTGACACCTGAGCAGTTTGGAGAGAATCTCCGAGACAGTTACCAGCGTCACGAGACAGAGCAgttccctgcagagcccctggagCTGGCCAAGGATTATGTGTGTAG TCAATTCCCAAGCCCAGAAGCAGTGCTGGAAGGGGCTCGGTACATGGTGGCTTTGCAGATTGCCAGGGAGCCCCTGGTCAGACAGGTCCTGAGACAAACTTTCCAGGAACGAGCTAAAATCAACATTACACCAACCAAAAAGGGGAAGAAG GATATTGATGAAGCCCACTATGCCTATTCTTTTAAATACATGAAGAACAAGCCTGTGAAGGAGCTGAGAGATGACCAGTTCCTGAAAATGAGCCTGGCAGAGGATGAGGCACTGCTCACCATAGATATCAGCATTGACATGAAGGGAGTGGAGGG TTATGGCAGTGACCAGACATACTTTGAGGAAATCAAGCAGTTCTATTACCGGGACGAGTTCAGTCACCAGGTGCAGGAGTGGAATCGGCAGCGCACCATGGCCATCGAGCGCTCCCTCAACCAGTTCCTCTACGTGCAGATGGCCAAAGAATTAAAGAACAAGCTCTTAGTGGAGGCCAAGGAGTATGTCCTCAAG gctTGCAGCCGCAAACTTTACAACTGGCTGAAGGTTGCTGCATACAGGCCAGACCAGCAGGTGGAGGAAGATGATGATTTCATGGATGAGAACCAAGGGAAGGGGATCCGGGTGCTGGGCATTGCCTTTTCATCAGCCAG GGACCACCCTGTGTTTTGTGCCCTCGTTAATGGAGAGGGTGAGGTGACAGATTTCCTCCGACTGCCACATTTCACAAAGAGAAGGAATGCCTGGCgtgaggaggagagggaaaagaag GCCCAGGATATTGAAACATTGAAAAAATTCCTCCTGAACAAGAAGCCTCATGTGGTGACAATTGCAGGCGAGAACAG AGATGCTCAGATGCTGATGGAGGATGTAAAGAGAATTGTTCATGAGCTGGACCAAGGGCAGCAGCTGTCCTCAATCGGAGTGGAGCTGGTGGACAATGAACTGGCCATCCTCTACATGAACAGCAAGAAGTCTGAG AATGAATTCCGGGATTACCCCCCTCTGCTGCGCCAGGCCGTGTCCCTCGCTCGCCGCATCCAGGACCCCCTCATCGAGTTTGCCCAGGTCTGCAGCTCTGATGAGGATATTCTCTGCCTGAAACTCCACCCTCTGCAG GAGCACGTGGtgaaggaggagctgctgaacgCGCTCTACTGCGAATTCATCAACCGCGTGAACGAGGTGGGGGTGGATGTGAACAGGGCCATTGCTCACccccacagccaggctctgctgcagtaCGTGTGTGGCCTGGGACCACGCAAAGGCACTCACCTGCTGAAG atcttaaaacaaaacaacacccGTCTGGAGAACAGGACCCAGCTGGTTACAATGTGTCACATGGGACCCAAAGTGTTTATCAACTGTGCTGGCTTCATCAAAATTGACACAGCATCACTGGGTGATAG CACTGATTCCTACATTGAAGTCTTAGATGGCTCTAGGGTCCATCCTGAAACCTATGAATGGGCCAGGAAAATGGCAGTGGATGCCCTGGAATACGATGAGTCAGCTGAGGATGCAaatcctgcaggagctctggaggAGATCCTGGAAAACCCCGAGCGCCTGAAAGACCTGGATCTCGATGCCTTTGCTGAAGAACTGGAAAGACAG GGCTATGGTGACAAGCACATCACTTTGTATGACATCCGAGCTGAGCTAAGCTGCAGATACAAGGATCTGAGAACCCCGTACCGCTCTCCCAACACAGAGGAGGTCTTCAATATGCTGACCAAAGAAACTCCAGAGACATTTTACATAG GTAAAATGATCATCTGCAATGTGACTGGGATTGCCCACAGGCGCCCACAGGGAGAGAGCTACGACCAGGCGATACGGAATGATGAAACTGGCCTTTGGCAGTGCCCCTTCTGCCAGCAGGACAACTTCCCAGAGCTCAGTGAG GTTTGGAACCATTTTGACAGCGGTTCCTGCCCAGGTCAGGCCATTGGAGTGAAGACACGTCTGGATAATGGCGTTGCTGGCTTCATCCCAACAAAATTTCTTAGTGACAAGGTGGTCAAGAGGCCAGAAGAAAGAGTGAAG GTGGGAATGACCGTGCACTGCCGCATCATGAAGATTGACATTGAGAAGTTCAGTGCAGACCTGACCTGCAGGACCTCAGACCTGATGGACAAGAACAATGAGTGGAAACTGCCCAAAGACACCTACTACGACTTCGACTCCGAGGCAGCGGACCACAAACAGGAAGAAGACatgaaaagaaagcagcagaggaCAA CGTACATCAAGAGGGTAATTGCTCACCCATCATTCCACAACATCAGCTTCAAGCAAGCAGAGAAGATGATGGAGACCATGGACCAAGGGGATGTGATCATCCGGCCCAGCAGCAAAGGGGAGAACCACCTGACTGTCACCTGGAAGGTCAACGATGGCATCTACCAGCACGTGGATGTCCGGGAGGAGGGCAAGGAGAATGCCTTCAGCCTGGGCTCCATGCTCTGGATCAACACAGAG GAGTTTGAAGACCTGGATGAAATTGTTGCTCGTTATGTCCAGCCAATGGCTTCTTTTGCCAGAGACCTATTGAACCACAAATACTATCAGGACTGCAATGGTGGAGACAAGAAG AAGCTGGAAGAGCTGCTGATAAAGACCAAGAAAGAGAAGCCAACATTTATTCCATATTTTATTAGTGCCTGTAAAGACCTACCTGGTAAATTCCTCTTAGGATATCAGCCTCGAGGCAAACCAAG gataGAGtatgtgacagtgacaccggAGGGATTCCGCTACCGGGGCCAAGTCTTCCCTACTGTGAATGGACTTTTCCGATGGTTTAAGGATCATTATCAGGACCCTGTCCCAG GTAtcacccccagcagcagcagtcgGACCAGGACTCCAGCCTCCATTAATGCTACTCCAGCCAACATCAACCTGGCAG ACCTGACACGTGCAGTGAATGCTCTGCCACAGAACATGACTTCCCAGATGTTCAGTGCCATTGCTGCTGTGACAGGCCAGGGACAGAACCCAAATGCCACCCCAGCACAGTGGGGCTCCAGCCAGTACGGCTacgggggcagcggcggcggcagcagcgcgTACCAC GTGTTCACaactccagcacagcagccagtgGCCACCCCTCTGATGACCCCCAGCTACTCCTACACTACTCCCAGCCAGCCCATCACCACGCCCCAGTACCAGCTGCAGGCCAACACCACACCCCAGTCCACCCAGTCCCAGTCGCAGCCCTCatccagctccaggcagaggcagcagccaaA GACCAACACCCACGCTGCCATCGACTGGGGCAAGATGGCcgagcagtggctgcaggagaaggaggcTGAGCGGAGGAAACAGAAGCAGAGGTTGACCCCTCGCCCTTCTCCCAGCCCCATGATCGAGAGCACGCCCATGTCCATTGCCGGGGACGCCACGCCTCTCCTGGATGAGATGGATCGATAG